The following are from one region of the Candidatus Delongbacteria bacterium genome:
- the fliQ gene encoding flagellar biosynthesis protein FliQ, whose amino-acid sequence MDQEFALYILSRSVNTAVLLSAPILLVGLVVGLIIGIFQSATQIQEMTLTFIPKMLAVLGALIIGLPWMMNLILAFTQEMFNLITIVSS is encoded by the coding sequence ATGGATCAGGAATTTGCATTATACATTCTGTCAAGAAGTGTTAACACAGCAGTTTTGTTATCCGCTCCAATTCTTTTAGTAGGTCTTGTAGTTGGTTTAATTATTGGTATTTTTCAATCTGCAACACAGATACAAGAGATGACACTTACTTTCATTCCGAAAATGTTAGCTGTACTCGGAGCTTTAATTATCGGACTTCCATGGATGATGAACCTGATATTAGCTTTTACTCAGGAAATGTTTAATCTAATTACTATCGTTTCAAGCTAA
- the fliR gene encoding flagellar biosynthetic protein FliR, producing MDFINVDNIEFVFLTFIRTFTIIVFLPVFGYQGVDMRVKVLLSILLTILIFPYVTYPEAILGSNISAYFGYAVSEIVVGIIIGFMPVFLFAAFQFAGELMGLQMGLSMMAMMDPTSEMNLSVMSRLKYIFVMLIFLISGGHLFFIKAIVESFTVIEIGHINLTSFGAIMNIVTDNLMNLFIIGIKAGAPVVISLFVIESALGIMARTVPQMNIFLVGFPLKILIGFVMFITGLGLIVQIFLNHFGLLESDIFKIIDILGS from the coding sequence ATGGATTTTATTAATGTAGATAATATTGAATTCGTTTTTCTAACATTCATCAGAACCTTTACCATAATAGTTTTCCTTCCTGTATTTGGGTATCAGGGTGTGGATATGAGAGTTAAAGTTCTTTTATCAATTCTTCTCACAATTCTAATCTTTCCATATGTTACCTATCCTGAGGCCATTTTAGGGTCAAACATCAGTGCTTATTTCGGTTATGCAGTTTCTGAAATTGTAGTAGGGATAATTATTGGGTTTATGCCAGTTTTTCTTTTTGCTGCTTTTCAATTTGCTGGAGAATTAATGGGGCTACAAATGGGATTGTCAATGATGGCAATGATGGATCCAACAAGTGAAATGAATCTGTCGGTTATGTCTAGATTGAAGTATATTTTTGTTATGTTGATTTTTTTGATAAGTGGTGGGCATCTTTTTTTTATTAAAGCGATAGTTGAAAGTTTTACTGTTATCGAAATTGGGCATATCAATCTTACTTCTTTTGGTGCAATAATGAATATAGTCACTGATAATCTCATGAATCTATTTATAATAGGTATAAAAGCTGGAGCTCCTGTTGTTATATCACTTTTTGTAATTGAATCTGCTCTGGGAATTATGGCTAGAACTGTCCCACAAATGAACATTTTTCTTGTGGGTTTTCCCTTGAAAATTCTAATTGGATTCGTAATGTTCATTACGGGATTAGGACTAATTGTTCAAATATTTTTAAACCATTTTGGACTTTTAGAGTCTGATATATTTAAAATAATTGATATATTAGGAAGCTGA
- the uvrA gene encoding excinuclease ABC subunit UvrA, which produces MNKLIIKGASEHNLKNIDLELEKNKLIVFTGISGSGKSSMAFDTIYTEGQRRYVESLSNYTKQFLGVMKKPKLDSIEGLSPAISIEQKTSSSNPRSTVGTVTEILDFIRMLYARIGVQHCHSCGREVSSQTVDEMIEDIDINLEDGEKFLIISPYIEKQKGNLKNDLEALKTNGYARVLIDDVEFLLEDDIKVDPKKFHNLFVVVDRLSYEKEDRSRLAESIETALNLANGNMIVRKYIAKTETTDFYYSEKNYCQHCKISFPDLSPNSFSFNTPAGMCPECHGLGFFKAVDVNKLITNPEKSVSSIPFLAGQNIEMDKVKALFEHHGVKTSTPFKRLPEKLQKELLYGTKLTLDVQYKSKTFNGTISMSFEGLVNIIERRFKETVSEAARNYYDKYMSDKHCPSCNGKRLRKESLSVKVYGETIDTIVGKQIDELLDFVAELDKKVSDKEKIIIGELKKELLERLSFLVSVGLSYLTLDRSARTLSGGESQRIRLASQIASGLTGVIYVLDEPSIGLHQKDNLRLLNNLLRLRDKGNTVLVVEHDRDTIEAADTIVDFGPEAGIYGGEIIYEGNLKNLYRTPSRTSDYVFRRKNIEISRSSKKVESHIVLENVSTNNLKKITAKFPMNQLTVVTGVSGAGKSSLVMDSLLPALKKIAKNSDEIETEDLVNKASYDSIYLEKNEEKIYDFNPRLIVIDQSPIGRTPRSNPVTYIGAFELIRDIMSETKLSKARGYNKSRFSFNVKGGRCEKCGGSGVIKIEMHFLADVYVECDVCKGMRYNSETLDIKFKDKNIHDILEMDVQEAYKFFENIPKLKNKLGTLMSVGLGYIKLGQASTTLSGGEAQRIKLAKELSRSRVEGTVYILDEPTTGLHFYDIQKLMSVLEELRDSGSTIIVIEHNLDVIVNADHLIDIGPDGGPSGGQLIYAGNVENIVKCKKSYTGDEVRKELEQRKKV; this is translated from the coding sequence ATGAACAAATTAATCATCAAAGGTGCTTCAGAACATAATCTAAAAAACATAGATCTGGAACTCGAAAAAAATAAACTTATCGTTTTTACCGGAATAAGTGGATCAGGTAAATCATCGATGGCATTTGACACTATATATACTGAAGGACAAAGAAGATACGTTGAGTCTTTATCAAATTATACTAAACAATTTCTTGGTGTAATGAAAAAGCCTAAATTAGACTCAATAGAAGGTCTTTCTCCTGCAATATCTATTGAACAAAAAACATCATCATCCAACCCAAGATCGACTGTTGGAACCGTCACTGAAATACTTGATTTTATTAGGATGCTTTATGCAAGAATAGGTGTTCAACACTGTCATAGTTGCGGCAGGGAAGTAAGCTCCCAAACTGTAGACGAGATGATAGAAGATATTGATATCAATCTTGAAGATGGCGAAAAGTTTCTTATAATTTCTCCTTACATAGAGAAACAAAAAGGAAATTTAAAAAATGATTTAGAAGCATTGAAAACTAATGGATATGCAAGAGTTCTAATTGATGATGTAGAATTTCTTCTTGAAGATGATATTAAAGTTGATCCTAAAAAATTCCACAATCTTTTTGTTGTTGTTGATAGACTCTCCTACGAAAAAGAGGACAGATCCAGACTTGCAGAATCAATTGAAACCGCACTAAATTTAGCTAATGGCAACATGATAGTTAGAAAATATATCGCAAAAACAGAAACTACGGACTTTTATTACAGTGAAAAGAATTATTGTCAGCATTGTAAAATTAGCTTTCCAGATCTCTCACCAAATTCTTTTTCATTTAATACACCAGCGGGAATGTGCCCTGAATGTCACGGTCTTGGTTTCTTCAAAGCAGTTGATGTCAACAAACTTATAACAAACCCAGAAAAGTCCGTATCGTCCATACCTTTTCTAGCCGGACAAAATATTGAGATGGATAAAGTAAAAGCTCTATTTGAACATCATGGGGTTAAAACATCCACTCCATTCAAAAGACTTCCAGAAAAGCTTCAAAAAGAACTTCTCTATGGTACAAAACTGACTCTTGATGTACAATACAAATCTAAAACTTTCAATGGAACCATTTCAATGTCCTTTGAAGGTCTCGTGAATATAATAGAAAGAAGATTTAAAGAGACTGTTTCTGAAGCAGCAAGAAATTATTATGATAAATATATGTCAGATAAACATTGCCCTTCCTGTAATGGAAAAAGATTGAGGAAAGAATCTCTTTCTGTGAAAGTATATGGAGAGACCATTGATACCATTGTTGGCAAACAGATTGATGAACTTTTAGATTTTGTTGCAGAGCTTGATAAGAAAGTTAGTGATAAAGAGAAAATTATAATAGGGGAACTAAAGAAAGAGCTGCTAGAAAGATTAAGTTTTTTAGTCAGTGTAGGTCTGTCTTACCTGACTTTAGATAGAAGTGCCAGAACATTATCTGGTGGTGAATCACAAAGGATAAGATTAGCTTCTCAAATTGCAAGTGGATTAACTGGTGTAATTTACGTACTTGATGAGCCTTCAATTGGACTTCATCAGAAAGATAATCTAAGGCTTCTAAACAATCTTCTCAGATTAAGAGATAAGGGAAATACAGTTCTTGTAGTTGAACACGACAGGGATACAATCGAGGCAGCAGATACAATTGTGGATTTTGGTCCTGAAGCTGGAATCTATGGAGGTGAAATAATTTATGAAGGTAATTTGAAAAATCTTTATAGAACACCTTCTAGAACATCAGATTACGTCTTCAGACGTAAAAATATTGAGATTTCTAGATCTTCTAAAAAAGTTGAATCACATATTGTACTGGAAAATGTTTCCACCAATAATTTAAAAAAAATAACTGCTAAATTTCCCATGAATCAATTAACTGTGGTAACAGGCGTTTCTGGTGCCGGTAAATCCAGTTTAGTTATGGATTCTCTACTTCCAGCATTGAAAAAAATAGCAAAAAATTCAGATGAAATTGAAACCGAGGATCTAGTAAATAAGGCTTCGTACGATTCGATTTATTTGGAAAAAAATGAGGAGAAGATCTACGACTTTAACCCAAGATTGATCGTTATTGACCAGAGTCCAATTGGTCGTACACCAAGATCTAATCCTGTCACATATATTGGGGCATTCGAATTGATTAGAGATATTATGTCTGAAACAAAACTTTCAAAAGCCAGAGGATACAATAAATCGAGATTTAGTTTTAACGTAAAAGGTGGTAGATGTGAAAAGTGTGGCGGCAGCGGTGTTATTAAAATTGAAATGCATTTTCTTGCTGATGTTTATGTTGAATGTGATGTTTGTAAAGGTATGAGATATAATTCTGAAACATTGGACATTAAATTTAAAGATAAAAATATTCATGATATTCTCGAAATGGATGTTCAAGAAGCATATAAGTTTTTTGAGAATATTCCAAAATTAAAAAATAAACTGGGCACTTTAATGTCTGTTGGATTGGGATATATTAAGCTTGGTCAGGCATCAACTACTCTATCGGGTGGTGAAGCTCAGAGAATAAAATTAGCCAAAGAATTATCAAGATCTAGGGTGGAAGGAACCGTTTATATTTTAGACGAACCTACAACTGGTCTACATTTTTACGATATTCAAAAATTAATGAGTGTTTTGGAAGAGTTAAGAGACTCCGGTAGTACTATTATCGTTATTGAGCATAATCTTGATGTCATAGTTAATGCCGATCATCTCATAGACATTGGTCCTGATGGTGGTCCAAGTGGAGGACAATTAATTTATGCTGGTAATGTTGAAAATATTGTCAAATGTAAAAAAAGTTATACGGGTGATGAAGTAAGGAAAGAGCTTGAACAACGGAAAAAAGTCTAA
- the mnmH gene encoding tRNA 2-selenouridine(34) synthase MnmH, with protein MRDKRDRGELIQFIRSIEEKIDAFPNLYDHLRHKAEIIDIERFLDQYNKNDTLLIDARSSNEFFEDHILDALNFDILDNEERDKVGFLYTHYSQKAAEYLAVQFAEAKIDKLKIFMEKNKKANIVIYCWRGGGRSSALAHYLIELGYSVKKIYGGYKSYRQKIYDTLYNSIENYNFLVLCGMTGSGKTEILENLREKTNQFDIERSAGHASSLFGKVRFGLEETVKGQANFENNLFKELLRTPLDMNLYISESESKRIHRFQLPDKTFQHLLNSETILIDTPLESRAQRIVREYFKNPQEVYEVLHSSNFLRQIIGGKMQEELLQMIDKGNYYDFSIWFLKFYYDKRYANRYKNIIHTVDGKDFDKANDEVLSFYLNRATSKNNIHVR; from the coding sequence ATGAGAGATAAAAGAGATCGCGGTGAATTGATTCAATTTATCCGAAGTATTGAAGAAAAAATAGATGCCTTTCCAAATCTATACGATCACCTCAGACATAAAGCAGAGATAATTGATATTGAAAGATTTCTGGATCAATATAATAAAAATGATACTTTGCTGATAGATGCGAGATCGTCAAATGAATTCTTTGAAGATCATATTCTCGATGCATTAAATTTTGATATTCTTGATAATGAAGAGAGAGATAAAGTAGGATTTCTATACACTCATTATTCACAGAAAGCTGCAGAATATTTAGCAGTTCAATTTGCTGAAGCCAAAATAGATAAGCTAAAAATATTTATGGAAAAGAATAAGAAAGCCAATATTGTAATCTATTGTTGGCGTGGAGGAGGAAGAAGTAGTGCTCTGGCTCATTATCTAATCGAACTGGGATATTCTGTCAAAAAAATATACGGTGGATATAAAAGCTACAGGCAAAAAATATATGACACTCTCTACAATAGTATAGAAAATTATAATTTCTTGGTTTTGTGTGGAATGACTGGTTCTGGTAAAACTGAAATACTTGAAAACTTAAGGGAAAAAACAAATCAATTTGATATCGAAAGATCAGCTGGGCATGCCTCAAGTTTGTTTGGTAAAGTTAGATTTGGATTGGAAGAAACTGTAAAAGGACAAGCTAACTTTGAAAATAATCTCTTCAAAGAACTTTTGAGAACACCTCTTGATATGAATCTATATATTTCTGAAAGTGAAAGTAAGAGAATTCATCGATTTCAATTACCTGATAAAACATTCCAGCACCTTCTCAATTCCGAAACAATATTGATTGACACCCCATTGGAATCTCGTGCACAGCGAATTGTCAGAGAGTATTTCAAAAACCCTCAAGAAGTTTATGAAGTTTTACATTCATCAAATTTTCTCAGACAGATAATCGGTGGTAAAATGCAAGAAGAGCTGTTGCAAATGATAGATAAAGGCAATTATTATGATTTCTCAATTTGGTTTCTTAAATTTTATTATGATAAAAGATACGCAAACAGATACAAAAACATTATCCACACTGTTGATGGAAAAGATTTTGATAAAGCAAATGATGAAGTCCTATCATTTTATTTGAATAGAGCTACTAGTAAAAACAATATTCACGTCAGATAA
- a CDS encoding penicillin-binding protein activator LpoB produces MQKLGIVFIMMVLIFSCSKEVTRTEISRNIDLSGKWNDTDSRLVADEMIKEMSTASWYNRFMEDYKKTPDLVVGKIRNKSSEHISTSTFVKDIERAFVNGGTINFVAAKTDREDLKDEMDDQMFGPDSEISADIMLSGEINSIIDKEGDESVRYYQVDLTLLDIKSKRKIWMGSKKIKKLVEENKLKF; encoded by the coding sequence ATGCAAAAGTTAGGAATCGTATTTATAATGATGGTTCTTATTTTTTCATGTTCAAAAGAAGTGACAAGAACTGAGATTTCCAGAAACATAGATCTTTCTGGAAAATGGAACGATACTGACTCCCGTCTGGTTGCAGATGAGATGATAAAAGAGATGAGTACAGCAAGCTGGTATAATAGATTTATGGAAGATTACAAAAAGACTCCAGATCTTGTTGTTGGGAAAATTAGAAACAAAAGTAGTGAACACATTAGTACGTCAACTTTTGTAAAGGATATTGAAAGAGCATTCGTAAATGGTGGAACTATAAATTTTGTTGCTGCTAAAACCGATAGAGAAGATTTAAAAGATGAAATGGATGATCAAATGTTTGGTCCTGATTCAGAAATTAGTGCAGATATTATGCTTTCTGGTGAAATTAACTCTATAATAGATAAGGAAGGTGACGAAAGCGTAAGATATTATCAGGTTGACCTTACTTTACTGGACATAAAATCAAAAAGAAAAATTTGGATGGGTTCAAAAAAGATCAAGAAATTAGTTGAAGAAAATAAACTAAAGTTTTAG